A genome region from Corallococcus exiguus includes the following:
- a CDS encoding serine/threonine-protein kinase, with protein sequence MKTRRIPETGAHRALTEREVPVAMASTAPKADPLLGAQLGEFIIQERIGAGGMGVVYRAEHPIIGKQAAIKVLRAELMSPEQAQRLLVEARSVNAIRHPGILDIFNFGSLPDGRPYVVMELLQGQSLAAVLRARGRLDVGTAVWMLDQILSPLGAAHRAGVVHRDLKPANVFMAERPDAAPMLKLVDFGIAKVLQSHEGLTNADGSVLGTPDFMAPEQVRGGAVGPATDLYALGVMAFQMFTGERPFQGDNVQVMFAHVEQTPPPPSSKVEGLPPELDALLLQLLEKDPAKRPASAEEVRHRLKALSLERPPGALGPSVSVEPKREEPTSPTAPQPPGLAVMLADRRKVAPLAAVAVAGVALLGTGLWWMTRPAETPPTVEQRLPMPVPPVVKELEPVVPPAPETVVKAEPETEAEPEAPEEEAPETEVKSGLPSLPLTTASEKKLARRLFGLFKQQRARAKDVDEDGALRGKLIHQYRAAADATTEAERARIHVALDGIEKELTQRIALHDAPPVVVVPEMPKVPPLLLPSLPTLPRTSGPEQRLAQRLDRLVAELRKRTKGQDVAPDLARKLVGLYTEAAKAETATARMAVNQSLDSWQEQLNARLPR encoded by the coding sequence ATGAAGACGCGAAGAATTCCGGAGACGGGGGCACACCGGGCGCTGACGGAACGGGAGGTGCCGGTGGCGATGGCATCCACTGCGCCGAAGGCGGATCCGCTGCTGGGGGCGCAGCTGGGTGAGTTCATCATCCAGGAGCGCATTGGCGCGGGTGGGATGGGGGTGGTGTACCGGGCGGAGCACCCCATCATTGGCAAGCAGGCCGCCATCAAGGTGTTGCGCGCGGAGTTGATGTCTCCAGAGCAGGCGCAGCGGTTGCTGGTGGAGGCGCGGTCGGTCAACGCCATCCGTCACCCGGGCATCCTGGACATCTTCAACTTCGGGTCGTTGCCGGACGGGCGGCCGTACGTGGTGATGGAGCTGCTCCAGGGCCAGTCGCTCGCGGCCGTGCTGCGCGCGCGAGGCCGGCTGGACGTGGGGACAGCGGTCTGGATGTTGGATCAGATCCTCTCGCCGCTGGGGGCAGCGCACCGGGCGGGAGTGGTGCACCGGGACCTGAAGCCGGCGAACGTGTTCATGGCGGAGCGGCCGGACGCGGCGCCCATGCTCAAGCTGGTCGACTTCGGCATCGCCAAGGTGCTGCAGTCGCACGAGGGACTGACGAACGCGGACGGGTCCGTGTTGGGGACACCGGACTTCATGGCGCCGGAGCAGGTCCGCGGAGGCGCGGTCGGCCCGGCCACGGACCTGTATGCGCTGGGCGTGATGGCATTCCAGATGTTCACCGGCGAGCGGCCCTTCCAGGGTGACAACGTGCAGGTGATGTTCGCGCACGTCGAACAGACACCGCCGCCGCCCTCGTCGAAGGTGGAGGGCCTGCCGCCGGAACTCGACGCGCTGCTGCTCCAGTTGCTGGAGAAGGATCCGGCGAAGCGGCCTGCCTCCGCGGAGGAGGTGCGGCACAGGTTGAAGGCGCTGTCGCTGGAGCGGCCTCCGGGCGCGCTGGGCCCTTCCGTGTCCGTGGAGCCGAAGCGGGAGGAGCCCACGTCTCCGACGGCGCCCCAGCCGCCGGGGCTCGCGGTGATGCTCGCGGATCGCCGGAAGGTGGCACCGCTCGCGGCGGTGGCGGTCGCGGGGGTGGCGCTGCTGGGCACGGGCCTGTGGTGGATGACCCGGCCCGCGGAGACGCCGCCCACGGTGGAGCAGCGTCTGCCCATGCCGGTCCCGCCCGTGGTGAAGGAGTTGGAGCCGGTGGTGCCACCCGCGCCGGAGACGGTCGTGAAGGCCGAGCCCGAGACCGAGGCCGAGCCGGAGGCGCCCGAGGAAGAGGCGCCGGAGACGGAGGTGAAGTCAGGACTGCCTTCGCTGCCACTCACGACGGCGTCGGAGAAGAAGCTGGCGCGGCGGTTGTTTGGTTTGTTCAAGCAACAGCGGGCGCGGGCGAAGGACGTGGACGAGGACGGAGCATTGCGCGGCAAGCTGATCCACCAGTACCGGGCCGCCGCGGACGCGACGACGGAGGCCGAGCGTGCGCGGATCCACGTGGCGCTGGATGGCATCGAGAAGGAGCTGACGCAGCGCATCGCCTTGCATGACGCACCGCCCGTGGTCGTCGTCCCGGAGATGCCCAAGGTCCCGCCACTCCTGCTGCCCTCGCTGCCCACCCTGCCCCGGACCAGTGGGCCTGAGCAGCGATTGGCACAGCGGTTGGACAGGCTGGTCGCGGAGCTGCGCAAACGCACGAAGGGCCAGGACGTTGCTCCGGACCTCGCGCGGAAACTGGTGGGCCTCTACACAGAGGCCGCGAAGGCCGAGACCGCCACCGCTCGCATGGCCGTGAACCAGTCGCTGGATTCGTGGCAGGAGCAGCTGAACGCGCGGCTCCCGCGCTGA
- a CDS encoding serine/threonine-protein kinase — MGEFVIQQRIGAGGMGVVYRAVHPLIGKQAAIKVLRMELVSEPLVQRLLVEARAVNAIRHPGIIDIFGFGTLPDDRPYVTMELLQGRPLSDFVRTKRPMELESVVWVMDQMLAALEAAHRAGVVHRDLKPANVFVVETAQAPASVKLVDFGIAKLLESHDTPLTADGSVIGTPEYMAPEQIRSGGDVSPATDLYAVGVMMFQLLTGVRPFQGDSVQVMFAHMEERSPAPSSRVPGLPPELDSLVLQLLQKESTRRPPSAEAVRERLKRVPLRSVPRAPSLPKPDATPTTTPVAGDTVTHSTTQDALNAIRPSPGLRWGLAGAVLLLGMGAAIIQHRTPASVPAVTPEPPPAHVAKVPPRPEPAQPQLQQDSRSEAQTQPPAPAPELKPVPPEEPTTVATLPASSPPPVQPQMNPLPSVSIQKDDLLGRIKTIVAKMRARNGGHDLPEDIVEEQVMILNSISTAKTRKELAKIKQELNDWEHRLGQRFPAR; from the coding sequence GTGGGTGAGTTCGTCATTCAGCAGCGCATTGGCGCGGGCGGCATGGGCGTCGTGTACCGCGCCGTGCACCCGCTGATTGGCAAGCAGGCCGCCATCAAGGTCCTGCGGATGGAGCTCGTGTCCGAGCCGCTGGTGCAGCGCCTGCTCGTGGAGGCCCGCGCGGTCAATGCCATCCGGCATCCGGGCATCATCGACATCTTCGGCTTCGGCACGCTCCCGGATGATCGGCCCTACGTCACCATGGAGTTGCTCCAGGGAAGACCGCTGTCGGACTTCGTCCGTACGAAGCGGCCCATGGAACTCGAGAGCGTCGTCTGGGTCATGGACCAGATGCTGGCCGCGCTGGAGGCCGCGCACCGGGCGGGGGTCGTGCACCGGGACCTGAAGCCCGCGAATGTCTTCGTCGTGGAGACCGCGCAGGCGCCGGCTTCCGTGAAGCTGGTCGACTTCGGCATCGCGAAACTCCTGGAGTCGCACGACACCCCGCTCACGGCCGACGGTTCCGTCATCGGGACACCGGAGTACATGGCACCGGAGCAGATCCGAAGTGGCGGCGACGTCAGCCCCGCGACGGATCTCTACGCAGTGGGCGTGATGATGTTCCAGTTGCTCACCGGCGTGCGCCCGTTCCAGGGGGACTCGGTTCAAGTGATGTTCGCGCACATGGAGGAACGCTCTCCCGCGCCCTCTTCGCGCGTGCCCGGGCTCCCGCCGGAACTGGACTCGCTGGTCCTGCAGTTGCTGCAGAAAGAGTCCACGCGGCGCCCTCCCTCCGCCGAGGCCGTGCGCGAGCGGTTGAAGCGCGTCCCCCTGCGCTCCGTGCCCCGGGCCCCGTCGCTTCCGAAGCCTGATGCCACGCCGACGACAACACCCGTCGCGGGAGACACCGTGACGCACTCCACGACACAGGATGCGCTCAATGCCATCCGCCCATCACCTGGCCTGCGGTGGGGGTTGGCGGGAGCGGTGCTGCTCCTGGGGATGGGGGCCGCCATCATCCAGCACCGGACGCCCGCTTCCGTGCCAGCGGTCACTCCCGAGCCCCCTCCCGCCCACGTCGCCAAGGTGCCACCACGGCCGGAGCCCGCGCAGCCCCAGCTTCAGCAGGACTCCCGCTCGGAAGCACAGACGCAGCCGCCGGCGCCCGCCCCGGAGCTCAAACCGGTGCCTCCCGAGGAGCCTACGACGGTCGCCACCTTGCCAGCGTCCAGTCCGCCGCCCGTGCAACCGCAGATGAATCCCCTTCCTTCCGTGAGCATCCAGAAGGATGACCTGCTCGGGCGGATCAAGACGATCGTGGCGAAGATGCGGGCCCGGAACGGAGGCCATGACCTTCCGGAGGACATCGTCGAAGAGCAGGTGATGATCCTGAACAGCATCTCCACGGCGAAGACCCGCAAGGAGCTGGCCAAGATCAAGCAGGAGCTGAACGACTGGGAGCACCGCCTTGGACAGCGCTTCCCTGCGCGCTGA
- a CDS encoding serine/threonine-protein kinase, whose translation MRKTASSETTPLVDPLLSSQIGDFTVEERIGEGGMGVVYRATHSLIGKQAAIKVLRAELVSPRVHERLLVEARAVNAIRHPGIIDIFGFGKLPDGRPYIVMELLEGRPLSELMSDQKRLDVPTVLWMLDQTLGALGAAHRAGVVHRDLKPANVFMVEPPNAAPTIKLVDFGIAKLVENRESPTTMDGSVLGTPEFMAPEQIRGGTVGPATDLYALGIMAFQMLTGVRPFQGDPVQVLFAQVDKVPPLPSSRAEGIPPELDTLVLQLLAKDPALRPPSAEAVQQQLLRVPTESRTQTFARPPGLKPKASTQRPAPVPKPAVARVATRAPVVVADVEDSGTETLQTLRRMPSRGWMLGGAALLVGMGTGAWWLSHPVAPAEAVTTQMAPRPEPEPTKEVRVEQPPSKTPQSGATTTPTPSKEPEAPAVETEAAPPEFEEEGSPRQPSRTVKIAYKPKGASSPLPESIPAVTPEPPIEAQGKSSVTDVTASEGQAFVTPTASPQTTPPPPVPVASASAASHDAMPELPRDSAPQKRLSDRLTKLFNKLRAPSPKGNPPKELQDDLMWLIRQAAKASTATERTDVSTGADEWEKRFVQWRGFSAEAPVAVAPALVGPPKPQPVPAPAPEPPSRPPPSSPQPELRRTTPKEEQLANRVEQFQREFRRRTAGAGGASDLESQLQNFHKRACQELTGTERMTLQQEMDKWIEQLKALYPL comes from the coding sequence ATGCGGAAGACCGCATCGTCGGAGACCACGCCTCTCGTGGATCCGCTGCTTTCGTCACAGATCGGTGACTTCACCGTCGAGGAGCGGATCGGCGAAGGAGGGATGGGGGTCGTCTATCGAGCCACCCATTCCCTCATTGGGAAGCAGGCCGCCATCAAGGTGTTGCGCGCGGAGCTGGTCTCCCCGCGGGTGCACGAGCGACTGCTCGTGGAAGCCCGTGCGGTGAATGCCATCCGGCACCCGGGCATCATCGACATCTTCGGCTTCGGCAAGCTCCCGGATGGGCGCCCCTACATCGTGATGGAGTTGCTGGAGGGACGGCCTCTCTCCGAGCTGATGTCCGACCAGAAGCGGTTGGACGTGCCCACCGTCCTCTGGATGTTGGATCAGACTCTCGGCGCCCTGGGGGCGGCGCACCGGGCGGGAGTGGTGCACCGGGACCTGAAGCCGGCGAACGTATTCATGGTGGAGCCGCCGAACGCCGCGCCCACGATCAAGCTGGTCGACTTCGGCATTGCCAAGCTGGTGGAGAACAGGGAGAGCCCGACGACCATGGACGGCTCCGTGCTGGGCACGCCCGAGTTCATGGCCCCGGAGCAGATCCGCGGCGGCACGGTGGGCCCGGCGACGGACCTCTACGCATTGGGCATCATGGCGTTCCAGATGCTCACGGGTGTGCGGCCCTTCCAGGGCGATCCCGTCCAGGTGCTGTTCGCCCAGGTCGATAAGGTCCCTCCGCTCCCGTCCTCGCGCGCGGAGGGGATTCCTCCGGAGCTCGACACGCTGGTGCTCCAGTTGCTGGCGAAGGACCCCGCCCTGCGCCCCCCATCCGCCGAGGCCGTGCAGCAGCAGCTCCTGCGGGTGCCTACGGAGTCCCGCACCCAGACCTTCGCGAGGCCCCCGGGGCTGAAGCCTAAGGCGTCCACGCAGCGCCCGGCCCCTGTGCCCAAGCCTGCCGTGGCCCGTGTCGCCACCCGTGCGCCTGTCGTGGTCGCGGATGTGGAAGATTCGGGGACGGAGACGCTCCAGACCCTCCGGCGTATGCCCAGCCGGGGATGGATGCTGGGAGGCGCGGCGTTGCTCGTGGGCATGGGGACTGGAGCGTGGTGGCTGAGCCACCCGGTTGCTCCGGCTGAAGCAGTCACCACGCAGATGGCGCCCAGACCTGAACCCGAGCCCACGAAGGAAGTTCGCGTCGAGCAGCCTCCTTCGAAAACTCCCCAGTCTGGGGCCACAACTACACCCACGCCCTCCAAGGAGCCGGAAGCGCCTGCTGTTGAGACTGAAGCGGCTCCGCCCGAATTCGAAGAGGAAGGGTCACCTCGCCAGCCCTCTCGCACGGTAAAAATCGCTTACAAGCCCAAGGGCGCCTCATCGCCATTGCCGGAGTCCATCCCCGCGGTGACTCCAGAGCCGCCCATCGAGGCCCAGGGCAAGTCCTCGGTGACCGATGTCACAGCATCGGAAGGCCAGGCCTTCGTGACGCCAACCGCTTCGCCCCAGACGACGCCACCACCGCCTGTTCCCGTTGCATCAGCGAGCGCCGCGTCCCATGACGCGATGCCCGAGCTGCCCAGGGATAGTGCTCCCCAGAAGCGCCTGTCGGACCGGCTGACCAAACTGTTCAACAAGCTCCGTGCTCCGAGCCCGAAGGGAAATCCACCCAAGGAGCTTCAAGACGATCTGATGTGGCTCATACGCCAGGCCGCCAAGGCCAGCACCGCCACCGAAAGAACCGACGTCAGCACGGGTGCCGACGAATGGGAGAAGCGCTTCGTGCAATGGCGGGGATTTTCCGCCGAAGCGCCGGTCGCCGTCGCACCAGCCCTGGTCGGGCCGCCCAAGCCACAACCTGTCCCTGCGCCTGCTCCGGAGCCGCCGTCGCGACCGCCCCCCTCCAGTCCCCAGCCGGAACTGCGAAGAACGACGCCCAAAGAGGAGCAGCTTGCGAACCGAGTGGAGCAGTTCCAGCGTGAGTTCCGACGCCGGACAGCGGGAGCGGGTGGCGCTTCGGATCTGGAATCGCAGCTCCAGAACTTCCATAAGCGCGCCTGCCAGGAGCTGACCGGCACTGAGCGCATGACGCTCCAACAAGAAATGGACAAGTGGATCGAGCAGCTGAAGGCTCTCTACCCCCTCTGA
- a CDS encoding serine/threonine-protein kinase has translation MGAQLGEFVIQERIGAGGMGVVYRAVHPLIGKQVAIKVMRIEMVSQQQVQRLLVEARAVNAVRHPGIIDIFGFGTLPDERPYVIMELLQGRALSDFVRSKRPMDLESVVWVMDQMLSALGAAHRAGVVHRDLKPPNVFIVETPVTPAAVKLVDFGIAKLMESRDKPLTADDMVIGTPEFMAPEQIRGDTVGPATDLYAVGVLMFQLLTGMRPFQGESVKVMFAHLEESPPLPSSRLPGLPHEVDALVLQLLAKHPASRPPSAEAVREQLKRIPLRSSPRAPSLTKTEIPVPAGDSHTPSTQEALKAIRQPPGIGWALLGALVLLSVGAGVVRLRSVPSAPIEPATNVSPHGTDAGTHGTDAGTDETHGVILGADAGIQGTDSATDAGTDAGVNPTPPKPPQAKKELFQRIQRLRMELFRRSAGAPEAKVMKESLQTIAQSAQYARTAKDYAGAHSALDDWEDRLKQRFPPR, from the coding sequence TTGGGTGCGCAGTTGGGAGAGTTCGTCATCCAGGAGCGCATCGGCGCGGGCGGCATGGGCGTGGTGTACCGGGCCGTACACCCGCTGATTGGCAAGCAGGTCGCCATCAAGGTCATGCGCATCGAGATGGTGTCGCAGCAGCAGGTGCAGCGCTTGCTGGTGGAGGCCCGCGCGGTCAATGCCGTCCGGCATCCAGGCATCATCGACATCTTCGGCTTTGGCACGCTCCCGGATGAGCGCCCCTACGTCATCATGGAGTTGCTCCAGGGACGGGCGCTCTCCGATTTCGTCCGCTCGAAGCGCCCCATGGACCTGGAGTCCGTCGTCTGGGTCATGGACCAAATGCTCTCCGCGCTCGGCGCCGCGCACCGCGCAGGCGTGGTGCACCGCGACCTGAAGCCACCCAACGTCTTCATTGTCGAAACCCCCGTGACTCCGGCCGCCGTGAAGCTGGTCGACTTCGGCATCGCGAAGTTGATGGAGTCGCGCGACAAGCCACTGACGGCGGATGACATGGTCATCGGCACGCCGGAGTTCATGGCGCCCGAGCAGATCCGCGGAGACACCGTGGGGCCGGCGACCGACCTCTACGCGGTGGGCGTGCTGATGTTCCAGTTGCTCACCGGCATGCGCCCCTTCCAGGGCGAGTCGGTCAAGGTGATGTTCGCACACCTGGAGGAGTCGCCGCCGCTGCCTTCGTCGCGACTCCCAGGACTGCCGCACGAAGTAGACGCCCTGGTACTCCAGCTCCTCGCGAAGCATCCCGCGTCACGGCCGCCTTCCGCCGAAGCCGTGCGTGAGCAACTGAAGCGCATCCCACTGCGCTCGTCTCCTCGCGCGCCATCCCTTACGAAGACCGAGATCCCTGTCCCAGCGGGTGACAGCCATACACCCAGCACGCAGGAAGCGCTCAAGGCCATTCGCCAACCGCCGGGCATCGGCTGGGCATTGCTCGGAGCGCTGGTGCTGCTGAGTGTGGGGGCCGGCGTCGTCCGGCTCCGCTCAGTGCCTTCTGCTCCTATCGAACCCGCAACCAATGTGAGCCCCCATGGGACTGACGCGGGCACCCATGGGACTGACGCGGGCACCGATGAGACTCATGGGGTCATCCTGGGGGCCGACGCGGGCATCCAGGGGACCGACTCGGCCACGGACGCTGGGACCGACGCGGGTGTGAACCCCACGCCTCCGAAGCCCCCACAGGCGAAGAAGGAACTCTTTCAGCGCATCCAGCGGCTCCGGATGGAGTTGTTCCGCAGAAGCGCGGGCGCACCAGAAGCAAAGGTGATGAAGGAGTCACTGCAAACGATCGCGCAGTCCGCGCAATACGCGCGCACCGCAAAGGACTACGCGGGGGCCCATTCCGCGCTGGACGACTGGGAAGATCGCCTCAAACAGCGCTTCCCCCCGCGCTAA
- a CDS encoding NAD(P)H-dependent flavin oxidoreductase: MNGANDGRPGQPSASPEDEASLADGESDAAGLEARPKSKPIYVLEGNTLKTRLTRELGIHYPFVGAGMAFVSLPPLVVAVSEAGGLGMLGTAPEPPGVLEARLKAIQAGTQRPYGVDFIVDRLEPHGFTTRDHMDTCIAAKVPVVVFHWTLPPLEWIQALQAAGTRVWVQAGTVELARQALDAGVQGLIAQGRQAGGRNLGSTPTLVLLKEFRKLTDAVPVLAAGGIADGFSAARALHHGADGVWVGTRLVASVEAYAHPLYKERLVDGDAGDTALTTLFGPEWPGKRMRVIRNRVVREWAGRESSVPPPTESDAIGTTRLFPGVLDVQYVMPKFSSFLPTPDTQGDLEEMSLPAGGASMARIDTVQPAGQIVVEMMERARRLLESPEGLDEADEEDRG, translated from the coding sequence ATGAACGGCGCGAACGACGGACGACCCGGCCAGCCCTCTGCTTCCCCCGAGGACGAGGCGTCGCTGGCGGACGGAGAATCCGATGCCGCGGGCCTGGAGGCCCGTCCGAAGTCGAAGCCCATCTACGTGTTGGAGGGCAACACGCTGAAGACGCGGCTGACGCGCGAGCTGGGCATCCACTATCCCTTCGTCGGAGCGGGCATGGCGTTCGTGTCCCTGCCGCCGCTGGTGGTGGCGGTGTCGGAAGCGGGCGGCCTGGGAATGTTGGGCACGGCGCCGGAGCCGCCGGGCGTGCTGGAGGCGCGGCTGAAGGCCATCCAGGCGGGCACGCAGCGCCCCTACGGCGTGGACTTCATCGTGGACCGGCTGGAGCCGCACGGCTTCACGACGCGGGACCACATGGACACGTGCATCGCGGCGAAGGTGCCGGTGGTGGTGTTCCACTGGACGTTGCCGCCGCTCGAATGGATTCAAGCGCTGCAGGCCGCGGGGACGCGGGTCTGGGTGCAGGCAGGCACGGTGGAGCTGGCGAGGCAGGCGTTGGATGCCGGGGTGCAGGGGCTCATCGCCCAGGGGAGGCAGGCGGGCGGGCGCAACCTGGGCAGCACGCCGACGTTGGTGTTGCTGAAGGAGTTCCGGAAGCTGACGGACGCGGTGCCGGTGCTGGCGGCGGGAGGCATCGCGGACGGCTTCAGCGCTGCACGCGCGCTGCATCACGGCGCGGACGGCGTCTGGGTGGGCACGCGGCTGGTGGCGTCGGTGGAGGCGTACGCGCACCCGCTCTACAAGGAGCGGCTGGTGGATGGGGACGCGGGAGACACGGCGCTGACGACGTTGTTCGGGCCGGAGTGGCCGGGCAAGCGCATGCGGGTGATCCGCAACCGCGTGGTGCGCGAGTGGGCGGGGCGCGAGTCGAGCGTGCCGCCGCCGACGGAGTCGGACGCCATCGGGACGACGCGGCTGTTCCCGGGCGTGCTGGACGTGCAGTACGTGATGCCGAAGTTCAGCTCCTTCCTGCCCACGCCGGACACGCAGGGGGACCTGGAGGAGATGAGCCTGCCGGCGGGAGGCGCGAGCATGGCGCGCATCGACACCGTGCAGCCCGCCGGGCAGATCGTCGTGGAGATGATGGAGCGGGCCCGGCGGTTGTTGGAGTCGCCGGAGGGGCTGGATGAGGCGGACGAGGAGGACCGGGGTTAG
- a CDS encoding spermidine synthase, translating to MVWPGEPLRLELPYTRMAMVALAFVPQPENILAIGLGGGSIPMFLHAVLPDTHIDVVELDAAVVDAAKEYCGFQEDALLRAHVGDGRAFIEADGPPYDLIFLDAYGADQIPGHLATREFLGAVRSRLTRGGAVASNVWESAGNPHYEAMVRTYQVSFHGLSIFEVPTTTNRVLVGLEGPSRLTREALVERARKVERERKLPFRLSTLVAQRYRPLTRRLGRGRVLTDAGLGSGGLILEE from the coding sequence GTGGTGTGGCCTGGCGAACCGCTGCGGCTGGAGTTGCCGTACACCCGCATGGCGATGGTGGCGCTGGCGTTCGTGCCCCAGCCGGAGAACATCCTCGCCATCGGGTTGGGGGGCGGCTCCATCCCCATGTTCCTGCACGCGGTGCTGCCGGACACGCACATCGACGTGGTGGAGCTGGATGCGGCGGTGGTGGACGCCGCGAAGGAGTACTGCGGCTTCCAGGAGGACGCGCTCCTGCGCGCGCACGTGGGGGACGGGCGGGCCTTCATCGAAGCGGACGGGCCGCCCTACGACCTCATCTTCCTGGATGCGTACGGGGCGGATCAGATTCCCGGGCACCTGGCCACGCGCGAGTTCCTGGGCGCGGTGCGTTCACGGCTGACGCGGGGCGGGGCGGTGGCGAGCAACGTCTGGGAGTCCGCGGGGAACCCGCACTACGAAGCGATGGTGCGCACCTACCAGGTGAGCTTCCACGGCCTGTCCATCTTCGAGGTGCCCACCACGACCAACCGCGTCCTGGTGGGGCTGGAAGGCCCGTCGCGGCTGACGCGCGAGGCGCTGGTGGAGCGGGCCCGCAAGGTGGAGCGTGAGCGGAAGCTGCCGTTCAGGTTGAGCACCCTGGTGGCGCAGCGCTACCGGCCCCTGACGCGGCGGCTGGGGCGGGGGCGGGTGCTGACGGACGCGGGGCTGGGGTCCGGCGGCCTCATCCTGGAGGAGTGA
- a CDS encoding M91 family zinc metallopeptidase codes for MTTIGKPGSRTTSPVSTPQPKTPATPAKPNAVKAAVTQRMSDGFDSGPRAGSRPPLSEVRTTETAVKKDKDGGGFLGGIASGIGSALDKVAKGVAKALAPQVSTNADGRTVVDLGAGNNTAKVTQNKNGGLTITSGSDTVNLTAEQSKGVIINGGAGNDSITVDASVTQDITLDGGDGDDKLTGGAGSDTLIGGAGNDTIIGGEGKDTLKGMDGDDYLEGGAGDDRIMGGEGRDVMYGLDGNDYLSGGKGRDYIDAGAGNDRAYGGEGDDQVIGGRGDDTLSGGAGNDAVAGGAGKDTVRGGTGTDKLYVEEGETTADAAEGEREIVDMTDADQRGSSVSVTGSAEFQARVQSDLDAMRSLPSGQDLLRTLDDSGKKTVIRETSSGNSAGGTNFNDGFMNADGTPGKGTDSQVNYNTTRISLGSEEWMNRPPVVGLFHELVHASDMNNGTLALGSKDGTRNLETSAVGLPIDLDQDPSTPDVVQGGRPGENVLRDDLNLPTRPRY; via the coding sequence ATGACCACGATTGGCAAGCCCGGCTCGCGCACGACGTCCCCTGTCAGCACCCCGCAGCCGAAGACGCCCGCCACGCCGGCGAAGCCCAACGCGGTGAAGGCCGCCGTCACGCAGCGGATGTCGGACGGCTTCGACTCCGGGCCCCGCGCGGGTTCACGTCCTCCGCTGTCGGAGGTCCGCACCACCGAGACGGCGGTGAAGAAGGACAAGGACGGCGGCGGCTTCCTGGGCGGTATCGCGTCGGGCATCGGTTCGGCCCTCGACAAGGTCGCCAAGGGCGTGGCGAAGGCTCTCGCGCCGCAGGTGAGCACGAACGCGGATGGGCGCACGGTGGTGGACCTGGGCGCGGGCAACAACACCGCGAAGGTGACGCAGAACAAGAACGGCGGGCTCACCATCACGTCCGGCAGCGACACGGTGAACCTCACCGCCGAACAGTCCAAGGGCGTCATCATCAACGGCGGCGCCGGCAACGACTCCATCACCGTGGACGCGAGCGTCACGCAGGACATCACCCTGGACGGCGGTGACGGTGACGACAAGCTCACGGGCGGCGCGGGCAGTGACACGCTCATCGGCGGCGCGGGCAACGACACCATCATCGGTGGCGAGGGCAAGGACACGCTGAAGGGCATGGACGGCGACGACTACCTGGAGGGCGGCGCGGGCGATGACCGCATCATGGGTGGCGAGGGCCGCGACGTGATGTACGGCCTGGACGGCAACGACTATCTGTCCGGAGGCAAGGGCCGGGACTACATCGACGCGGGCGCGGGCAACGACCGGGCCTATGGCGGCGAGGGCGACGACCAGGTCATCGGCGGGCGCGGCGACGACACTCTGAGCGGCGGCGCGGGCAACGACGCGGTGGCGGGCGGCGCGGGCAAGGACACGGTCCGTGGCGGCACGGGCACGGACAAGCTCTACGTGGAGGAGGGCGAGACCACCGCCGACGCGGCCGAGGGCGAGCGTGAAATCGTCGACATGACGGACGCGGACCAGCGGGGCTCCTCCGTCTCCGTGACGGGCAGCGCGGAGTTCCAGGCGCGCGTGCAGTCGGACCTGGACGCGATGCGCTCGCTGCCTTCGGGCCAGGACCTGCTGCGCACGCTGGACGACAGCGGCAAGAAGACGGTCATCCGCGAGACGTCCAGCGGCAACAGCGCGGGCGGCACGAACTTCAACGACGGCTTCATGAACGCGGACGGCACGCCGGGCAAGGGCACGGACTCGCAGGTGAACTACAACACCACGCGCATCTCGCTGGGCAGCGAGGAGTGGATGAACCGCCCGCCCGTCGTGGGCCTGTTCCACGAGCTGGTGCACGCGTCGGACATGAACAACGGCACGCTGGCGCTGGGCTCCAAGGACGGCACGCGCAACCTGGAGACCTCCGCGGTGGGCCTGCCCATCGACCTGGACCAGGACCCGTCCACGCCGGACGTGGTGCAGGGCGGACGTCCCGGAGAGAACGTCCTGCGCGACGATCTGAACCTGCCGACCCGCCCGCGCTACTAG
- a CDS encoding M23 family metallopeptidase, whose translation MKLKTLLSAGVALAAAAWAGPGVAATANGPICDPAAYVNSTTYYNCTGSSHTALDIGNGSCGEWNHRGMLVGNYYYYYYGGCAAACYGSTCNGGAGNYYVVSGANGWDFRQLHFYANVSSGTKTCDRCALGLVGGTGSATGPHVHADNRQYGTRKSAWYTSVGTTCGTNANCTNRLGVPTL comes from the coding sequence ATGAAGCTGAAGACGTTGCTGTCCGCCGGGGTGGCCTTGGCCGCCGCGGCGTGGGCTGGTCCAGGAGTGGCGGCCACGGCGAACGGCCCCATCTGTGACCCGGCGGCCTACGTGAACTCGACCACCTATTACAACTGCACCGGGAGCAGCCACACGGCGCTGGATATCGGCAACGGATCCTGCGGCGAGTGGAACCACCGGGGCATGCTGGTGGGCAACTACTACTATTACTACTACGGCGGCTGCGCGGCGGCCTGCTACGGCTCCACCTGCAACGGCGGCGCGGGCAACTACTACGTCGTGTCCGGCGCGAACGGCTGGGACTTCCGCCAGCTGCACTTCTACGCCAACGTCAGCTCTGGCACGAAGACGTGCGACCGCTGCGCGCTGGGGCTCGTGGGCGGCACGGGCAGCGCCACCGGCCCGCACGTGCACGCGGACAACCGGCAGTACGGCACGCGCAAGTCGGCCTGGTACACCAGCGTCGGCACCACGTGCGGCACCAACGCCAACTGCACCAACCGGCTGGGCGTTCCCACGCTGTAG